In a single window of the Eleginops maclovinus isolate JMC-PN-2008 ecotype Puerto Natales chromosome 6, JC_Emac_rtc_rv5, whole genome shotgun sequence genome:
- the mrpl37 gene encoding 39S ribosomal protein L37, mitochondrial — translation MLPETAQCLKAVAPLFSQTVLLKDLSRLSTHGGGSHLQARRHLSISHCLTAKARPVRTPRERVDIPGLEAVTYGEKMHYVPGLSKPALPQWERSYKDPRYYRSPPAHEMPLFKDKPCFVYNQRTSALEGVRQALWLTKTKLISSLPPQLLSLSESPANQIPDQDERVQNAIKHARFWDTMEERPGKERYSNTMMVNLLHLCATLQSNHPAIGRRILAEKCSLATTWKRGEDLFQIRGQNGLLHTCMEPLPEVSGKQEVSDTADHVLETFYPVSPTINLQKVNVYKEEMNCSGFRDEYPYPHAHTLYFLEGADAMCKLRPDQFRAKMLMFTFGTALVRAQKLYGPQRVLDHPVTVQAVGTNGRIFQFMVFQLNTTDLSGDDGIKNQVWLEEDVELYDFAKVRPFIKRKQVKVPAGLAGYKPETFSKFLSLYLHGAV, via the exons ATGTTACCGGAAACGGCTCAGTGTTTGAAAGCGGTGGCTCCGCTGTTTTCTCAAACCGTTCTCCTGAAGGACTTGTCCCGGTTGTCCACACATGGAGGAGGTAGCCACCTTCAGGCCCGGAGACACCTCTCCATCAGTCACTGTCTGACAGCCAAGGCCCGGCCTGTGCGCACTCCCCGGGAGAGGGTGGACATCCCCGGGCTGGAGGCAGTCACCTACGGGGAAAAGATGCATTATGTGCCGGGACTGTCAAAGCCCGCCCTGCCACAGTGGGAGAGGAGCTACAAGGACCCGAGATATTACCGGTCCCCCCCGGCTCACGAGATGCCGCTGTTCAAAGACAAGCCGTGCTTTGTGTACAACCAGAGGACCAGCGCTCTGGAAG GGGTGCGTCAGGCTCTGTGGTTGACCAAAACCAAATTGATCTCCAGTCTGCCgcctcagctcctctctctgtcagagAGTCCTGCCAATCAGATTCCCGATCAGGATGAACGCGTGCAGAACGCCATCAAACACGCCCGCTTCTGGGACACCATGGAGGAGCGCCCCGGCAAAGAGAGATACAG CAACACTATGATGGTCAACCTGCTCCACCTGTGTGCGACTCTACAGAGCAACCACCCAGCCATTGGACGCAGGATCCTCGCTGAGAAATGCTCACTGGCAACTACATGGAAAAGAG GAGAGGACCTGTTCCAGATAAGAGGTCAGAACGGTTTGTTGCACACCTGCATGGAGCCTCTCCCAGAGGTTTCtgggaaacaggaagtcagcgaCACCGCAGATCATGTCCTGGAAACATTCTATCCTGTCTCCCCCACCATCAACCTGCAGAAGGTGAACGTGTACAAGGAGGAGATGAACTGCTCAG GTTTCAGGGATGAATACCCATACCCCCATGCCCACACACTTTACTTCCTGGAGGGAGCTGATGCTATGTGTAAGCTACGTCCAGATCAGTTCAGAGCCAAGATGTTGATGTTTACCTTTGGAACTGCTCTGGTCCGTGCTCAAAAACTGTATGGG ccccAGCGTGTATTAGATCACCCTGTAACCGTACAGGCTGTGGGGACCAACGGTAGAATCTTCCAGTTTATGGTTTTCCAGCTCAACACCACAGATCTCTCAGGAGATGACGGCATCAAGAACCAG GTGTGGCTGGAGGAAGATGTCGAGCTCTATGATTTTGCAAAAGTCAGACCGTTCATCAAAAGGAAGCAAGTGAAG GTACCAGCTGGTCTGGCAGGATACAAGCCTGAAACCTTCAGCAAGTTCCTGTCCCTGTACCTGCACGGGGCAGTGTAG